GCTGAAATCTTGGTGACTTAGTAACAGAAGTGAGCTGAGCAGAGTTCAGTCTTATGCAATAGTGACTTTGTGCAGTGATAATACACTGAAGAGCTTAGTTAAGTTAAAGTGGGAATTGAAGAAAAGTTGCATTGTGGCCACAGCTGTGTTTCAGGTAGTTTTCCAGAGGAATTTAAGTTAGAGGCCACAAGTGACAAGGAGTAAACCAGCTACCAGAGACAGCAACTTGGTGATAAACAATTACATCCAACCctcacctctgcctccaccaGTCTGTTGATGATGGCCTCCAGGGTCTCGTTCCTGTGGCAGGTCAGCACTCCTTCAAAGTACTGAGAGCGGTGCTGCAAGGCTTTGGTTACAGTCACATCCAAGTTGTTGTACGTCTTCTCTGCTGCCAGgttctgaataaaaacacagacccTTAGATTAAAAATGTGCATTCATCTtaaactgcacagaaaatatagtatagtatagttaCCATATTGGGTAATATGGAGGAATCCCCTAACACATTATATGTAATTTTTTACCGCAATATTGATATATATCATGATGCAATACTGTTTGTGGAAATTCAAAGGAAAGTAGATGAATtaagcagacaaacagaaatatatagATAAAATACTCATCATTTGAATATCCAAACTCTACTCAATATAAgaaagaaaactggaaaaaaaatttccTATCAGCTTACAAGCAATAAGGTTGAAATATATAAGGTGAGGAGACAGTGACAAATGAGAACTTACTATCACATCAAATTTTGAGTATATATCCACCACTCGACCTGCAAGAGAGAAACAGCACCCcagtacattttttaaaaaatcaagaGGTCTCTGGTCATTATTGCAAAAACAAGAAGGTTTCAAGTCATTTCAAGCAGCGTACACACCTTTGTCGTCCACAACGGGGAGCGCTGACACTCGCTGCTCAACAAAAATACCCAGCGCTGTGTACAGAGGTGTGTCTGAGCGGACCACCGCTATGTTCTTGTATGTTCCGATGTTCAGATCCTCTAAGGTTTGACTCAAGAAAGAGGGTTTTGGCATCTCTGATATCTGAAAACAGTAACAAGAGAATATAAACACCTGATTAAATATGTCCTTGTAAAATAGTTTAGAAATCTACTGTTTCCTTTACTGTAGCTACTAGtcttgaaaaacactgaaaaaaacaacagcagatgatttacagtatttaatgcagcagcagtgaggacagAAGCCCGAGGGACTTACAAAGAGCTTCAGGAACTTGAGAATCCTCTTGTGTGTGAGAATATAGAGTGTGTTCCCCGTCAGGGGGTCGATAACAGGCAATCTGTGGATCTTGTTCTTCAGTAGAGATGATACTGCATCATACAAACTGTAATGCAGAGAAGTTAAGAAAGGACAAAGTCAATCAAGTTATGCGAGATGTTGCATGTTGTGAGATAAAAtagctaaataaaaaaataaagtacaatTATCTTGAATCTTGGCAGGAAATGTGATAACTTTAAGTGTAGGTTAAGAGTAGCATTTATACAATAAATGTTATCAGTACAAGCAAAACATGAAATCTCCAAGCAACTTTATTTAGACAACAAAAGCTTTGGAACTGAAAGATCAAAATGTTCATCATTTCCTTATGACATTatgaagtgtagaaacactgctTGTAGACAAAGCTAATTTTCAGGTGGTGTCTGATGGCTGCTTGTTTTTACAGAGACTCTGGTTAAAAGAACAAGGTGTGGAGTAACATTTCAGACACCTGATAGGTTACaacatataaatatacagtatttgtacCTTCTCAACAACATCTGCTGGAAATAGTAACAGATGCTTTAGCCTGTGGCAGTAACTAATAACTAAAGGTTAAAGCATCAGATTCCCAATGGTTCTATATCCCAGCATGCAACAACCATGTATTCAAGTGACACTTGacaccaccaacaacaacaaaatgctgATGCCTGGAAATACTATTGCTAAccaagctttaaaaaaaataagaaaaaaaaatactcaccTTGCATTGGGAGATATGCTAACCAAAGGCTTGAAAGAGTCTTGAAGGTACACCTCTGTTATAAACACAACAGACAATAAAGTTTATCTTCAAGAATAACAGTGTAAATGACATGAAATGTGTTACATATTCATTAAACAATCTCACCTCTCCATGTCTCAATTTTGTGTTCTTCCAACTCATATATCTGAACCTGAGAAATTACAAAAAGAGAACGGTTTGTCTTTGGTAAGACCTCCTGATACAAAGGGAAAAGGGAGCATGAGCATGTTCAGTAACATATTAGTGAAAACCCTAAATATAACCACACAACCTTGCAGTTCAAGCTCAGGCTGTAATATGTTACACCTAATCTCACAATTTAAGGAATGTAACCCTCTTACCAGTGGAGATTTGTAATAGCGATGAAGAATGTTAATGAAGTCTGTGATGGTAAGCATACCTGTAGGAGCAGAATTAGGAGCATTTAATCATCCCGTTATTTAATTCATTCTTAATCAGAGAGTGAAACTGAGCCAAATGAAAATTACTCTTACCAACAAAGCACTGCTTCTTACTGTCCCACAGAGGCGCTGCTCTTACCCCATTAGAGACAAGTGCAAAGAATGCCTTCTTCACCTGTCAACATTAATTGCAACAAAGGTTTCAGTCCATATTAGCTACTGAGAGACAGATTCCCAtttttggtttgatttaaaGCTTTTGTTTTACCTGAAGTGATGTATCAAACACAACCAATTTGGAGCTGGTAGGTACAAGGTCATAACACCGGTGGGACTTCATAAACCTGGTGTACACATTGTGCTCTGGGTCTGAAGGAATACAAGAGAGactatttgtttgtctgtttttaaatgtcacagtttcTCATTTTGGTCTCATGAGACTTATACAAGTCCCTTACCCTCTGTGACTGGGTcctttttgccctcaaaatcaTCATTAGTTACTGgaatctgaaagaaaaaaagtcattaaaattcAGCATGTATAGGCAACCCTCCAAAGTAGTGAATGTAGGAAAGGTAAGCTAAGGTAAGCTCTGTTGTTATACACACAGCAACATGGCTAAAATATCCCCAGCCATCAGGGTTATGGGCAGAAGCACTGATTGGCCTGCCAAGTGGGGCTATAGTATAAGGTTCGATTAATCACATCCCTTGACATTATTATGCTTATGTAGCTATAATGCTGCAAACAATCATATTTTGCTTAATACTAGTATGGTTGGGTTTAGGTAAAGTTAAGTAGTTAGCAATGTTAGAAAGTAAGCAAGTACATTTCCAAAAGTagtgtactttacttgagtattccCAGTTTATGCTGCTTTATACTTCTATCCCACTACATTTCAAAAGCAATTACTATTTTACTCCTCTGCATTTCTTTGATAACTTTAGTGGTTACTTTTCATGTTCAGATTACTACAAAATGTGTCATCGAAACAAATAGATATCACTGCATAAAGTAGTTAAGCTGCAAAATTAAAGTGATGCTTATATCACTGTTTCATTGCTTAAAGTATAAAGAAGTATAATACAATGATATAATGTATATTACTCtaaaatttgtgttttcactatttgtactttaaatgcattttgatGCTAACACTTATGTACTTTCACTTAAGTACAATTTGAAATGACTGATAAGACTTTTACTGGTTACCGAGTATTTCCACACTTCCTCTTTCACCACTGATGGTTAGCGTGGGAATGTATCACGGTCTCTAATAGCAACATGTTCACTGCATTATCACCCAGAACAAGATCACAAAATATGCATTGATCGATTGATTGAGACTTCAGTTGTGGGATATAGCTAACTGTACTGTAGTGTACACACGTAGCTTACACTATAGTCAGGGAGATAAACCTCAAAGGGCGCCGGCCAAGCACAGCTGCTCACTTGAGTAAACCTTGTAacaattagctacagctagttATATCCGCTGTTACAGAAGAGTCGGTTAACACTACTACCAGCATTTAACTGAGCCTGGTTGTCAAACTGACCCGGGGTCGCCGCTGTTGAAGTTAAATGCAATCTGATTAACGCTGCATTGTACAAAACCATCATATTAACGTTAGCCAAGTGTTAGCGTTAGCTGCCGTCACAGTCTATTGACATTAACGAGTCAGTCGAGGTGACATTTCACTTCGGTGCTGCCTTTTGCCTCGGTTATCCTGATGAGACATTATGTGGCAAACTGTCTTGGTTTAGAAATTATTTACACTGGTGCTGGTACTGAAACCATGTTTATAAATGTGTCCCTTCCTGACGGTGGACTTACTAACATACGACCTAGTCTCGGCAATACTCTGCCTACAATTAGTTAGCTTGTTAGCTGCTACCGTTACCATGCTTCGGCAAGTGTCGTTATTTGACCCAGGTGGAGAGCGCCTGCTAGAAAGCTTATCTAGCTATACATGCATGAGTTAGCAAGATAACTTACACACTCCATGTCCCATGCGCAGTTTCGCTTTACTGTAGCCGGGCTCGTTTACAGCTGGCGGAGTATGGCACAGTCTTCCGCTACAACTCACTGTACAGTCGTTACCGTACTACACGTAGTGTTACCGCACTACAATCTCAGGtctcatagaaaaaaaaaactgagttgaATTTTATAATAACTTCCACACCATGGCGCTGTGTCTGCATACATGCGTTTTATACAGTAATTTAGCGCATGAAGCCACCGCAACCCACTGAAATGTGACCCGCTCTTGTAGTACATCAGCCATAATAGACCGCCACTGGAGGAGGTGCAGTAATATACTGTATAGGCGACCTTGGCTTTTGCCACCTACAGTTGTGGTCGGAAGTTTACACACACTATGGTGGACACGACCGTCTTGGCAATATTGGGCTTTCAGTGATTTCACTGGGCAGAATGAGTACTCAACATACATCttcatctagaaaaaaaatggtgtacatgttttaatttagtttaggtTTTCTGAAATCATCACAGGGTCAAAAAATTAGACTTATAGGATCAAAATGATACATACACCCACTTAGATTTGTATTTCAGTGGGGCTGAAAGATGTAAGTTTCAATATGTCTTTTAACTTGCCATGGCCTGTTAACTTCCTGTTAGTGCTCATGATTAATCATAGCTGGTAGCTTCTCCGTGCCCACATTAAAAAGGTTTTGTTTGACAGCACTTATTGGATTGACCAATACACATTACAATGGGAAAGTCCAAGGAGCTCCATGCAGTTCTGAGAAAGAGGATCATAGATTTACACAAGTCAGGAGTGTCTCTTGGAGTCATTTCCAAACAACTGCAAATTGCGAGATAATCATTTCAAACAATTGTATAGCACAGGTTAATGGGAGGTGTAGCCCACATACAAACGGTTATGCATGGTGCTGGTAGCATCACACTCTGGGGCTGTTTAGTTTTGGTGCCAGTAAAACTGGTAGATTGCACAAAGTGGATGGAATAATGTAGAAGAGGACAACCTCAGAAATCTTCAGCTAGACGGTTGAAATTTGAACACAATTGGGTGTTCCAACAGtacaatgaccccaaacacacatcaAAGCTGGTTGTATGATGGATAAAACATTAAGCTCTTGGAATGGCCTTCCCAAAGTCCTGACCTCAACTTTATTGAAAATATGAGGACTGTCCTTAAAAATCAGGTCCATGCCAGGAAACCAGCAAATTTAATTGAACTCTACCATTTCAGCCAAGAGGAGTGGTCAAATATCCAAACAGAACTCTGCCAGAGGCCTGTTGAAGACCAAATGTTAGCTATGCTATATATAGTTTAGTTTTGACCCTGTGTTGatttcataaaacaaaaaataaattgaaacaGTTCAAAGAAAGCCCAACATCGCCATGAACTTAGTGTCCATGTTGACTGCACATAAACTTCCAACCACTCCTGTAAATAACGTACCAAAAATCAGCACAATGACACATCAAATGAGtaacagatttatttatatacaAAACTGTTTACAGCAAGATTTCTGAATTAACGTTGACCCACAAGGGAATATTGGTTTTCAGGTGCACAACACCACCTGCATCCATGGTATCAAGtcaacagaaggaaaaaaaaaaaaacctttaagaGCACCTTGAGTCATGAAGGGAAGCAGATGAGGGAGTTTGAAGAGCGGTAAAGGCACAAGACACAACATCACCAGCTTCTGTTCAACCACCATCAATCAACTACTTACTCAGCAAAGCACTTGATAAAAAGTTACAATAACCCACTACAGGTACAACATGGGGATCGTGGGGGAAAAATCCACAGTCTGTGTCATGTCTCTGTAAAGCTACAAGAGCTAAGAAAAACAAGTCATTAAGGATCTCAAGTGTCTGACAGTGATCATGCAAGTCCACAATATGAATTAAATGGGCTGCATGCCATTCTGGCTTGGTTTTATCAAGCTTGCATGaaacatcaaatcaaaatcacGAGTTCAAAAATTACTAAACTAACTCTGTGGCCCATCAGCCACATAAATGGTCTTACACAGTGttaaaatgcaatttaaaaatTGCAACTCAACAAAGTCCATTATTATAACGCACTTATAAGCATATACTCTACTTATATTGACGGGAGAGCAAACCGGCATCACTCAAGATATAACCAATATTATCAAACCAATTTCTAAGATTCTATTCATATTGTATAAAAAGGCCATAACCGGTAAAGAAAGATCTGTTCCAATCTATACTAAATTTTTCTGAGAGTTGCCCATAAGATAACTTTATTATAGCCAAAAAGGAGAAATTAAACTGAAGAAATGATGGAAGAGGCATATTTGCTTAGCAGAAAAgcttaaaatgtttgttgttaaaTATACAAATAGATTATTCCGTCGTGAAGACACAGTTCAAAAGTTCATTGGTGAACGGTACCTGAAGATGAGTTGATAAAAATTACAGTGAGAAGGACTGTGAAACCACAGTGAAATTTCTTATCAGAAATCTAATATCGGGTGTTCAAGGATATCCTCCATTTGTGAGAAATAGTGACATTTTAACACCACATTTAAATCAATGTGAACTGTGACTCTGCATCACTGTCAAAAAGAAGACCTGCTGAAATAATATACTAGTCTTAAAAGGTCACTCACTGTACATTAACTACTCACAGAGTTATGAGACACAAGCCAATGATGTCTCATATATCGGATTTACAAGTAGTTATTACCACAATttgttaatgaaaatatttgagGCAGTTAATTGAGAcaatcttgttttgttttctgagcaTTTGGTTAAACTCAAAATCAAGATTTTTGCCTAATCATAGATTACATTTCAACATGTTCAACCGAAGGTGCTTCTTTGTCTAAAACAGATTAATCTTGCTCTTAGAAATTTCTCCCTGTGGTTACAAGAAGTGGGATAGTTTATCAACTGTCTGGGCAGTTGCCTCACTATGTAAATCAATCTGGTATCACAACGGAGCAGAAAAGTTCCACTGCAGTATCTTGATGTCGGTGAGGTCACGATTGGCAAGCCGGTGAAGTTGTGCCTCCTGTCTTCAGCAAATGAGCTTACTGATGTCCTGGACACACGTTTACATCACAGCACACTTCTTCTCCTCTGGGGCTGCATTACCATCAGCTTTCTCCATTTCCAAAATGATCCGCTTGAAAACCTCCACAGCAGTCTGCGTTGAAAGAATATTGTCGGCAGAGTGTGAATTTGTGCCAGAAACACTGTGTGGACCGCACCAATGAGTTGGTATTCAAAGAGATATCCATGATTACCTCATTCTCCTTGGCTGAGGACTCCATGAATGCAGCACCCCAGGAATCAGCaagtttctttccctcctcaggCTTGATAACCCTgggaaaaatgaaacagaaaactctCACATCTTTCAACCTAAATTCcatgaaaaggcagaaaacaacAATATGCTAGTCCATCTTGTAATCCTCTCAGAGTTTCTAGCCAATTTACTGCTCTCATCCCAAAGCCCAGATGTCCCTGTTGAAGGTGTAAATCTTCAAAAACAGATCACAAATACATATACcttaaaaagaaacagctggGCACTTTAGTTATTAGCAAATGTTATTAGCTTGTGTCCATTACAATAAAAGAACATGATGTCACCAAATGCAACTGTATGGCTCAGTGATGCGATTTAATACCTTTGGGACAACAACGGAGGCCTTCGTCACAGAGGCATAAGCCATATGaggctttggctacacagacaatatttgctagttttgttcttttcattgaATGTGCTGATATTAAGAAACACACAAGAATGTTACCAAACTTATCCTTTAACTGCCAAAAGATAAAAAGGGCTATGTTTATTTTATGCTTAATTACAGGTGTTAAAGTATGTTTAAAATTAACATTCTGATAGTGTTAGTTTTATCTGACCATAATAGAACATACATGTAGTTTATATTTGTTAGCATCATCTTGATTACCTTTCCATGTGGAGATCTTTTTTGTTCCCTACGAGAACAGTTGGGACcctaaaaagaaaatatcctggttgaaaaaaaaaatcacttggaaaaacacaaatttggAAGCACTGAATTTTAAAGGGAATTTTAAAGAGAGAAACTTACTGTATCTTCCCAACCATGTCTAGCAGCTTGTCATGTAGAACCTGCACAACTTCAAAactgaacagagacagacatcaaAGTACTTTTAAATGTTGACTTTCTATTATTCTACCAGCCTAAAAAACCTTGTACGTCAGGatatctgcagctgaaaacaacacCAAAAACCTAAGCCTTAACCTCATAGCTGATTCAACCCCTCTATGATACAGTATCACAAATCAAACATTATAAACCTAGCTATATGGCAATTACAGTGAACTGGATGACACTCCTGGTATACATGATAGCGAGTTAAACCTTAATaaatctctgtgtttcaggaatAATGTATTATGAACAGTCTAGTCTATATATGTTAAAACACAATGCTAGAATAATTTGTAAGACATATAGAGTTACCTACCTAATGTACAGTGTTCTAAGAATTAAGGGGTATCATAACTAATAACTGTTTACCTAACATTATTCATACCGATGAATACATCACAACCATCCACTCACCTTTTCATGGAAGTCACTGAATAGACAAGGACATAGCCATGGATGTCCATAGAGTGGGATTGTGGAAAAATAGAGTACTCATCctacagacagaggagaggtaTGATAATCTCATTGAGTATGACTGtttgaaaaacatgaacaatttGTCAATTTGAAAGCTGAGAACATGTCATGATACCAGCAGCACCTAAGGTTAAATATTAGTaattaacaaaacaacagtgttgttttaaagcAAAGAGTTTAGTACTTTGGTCAGTTATGGTGGCAGATGAACAACTTACTTGTCCAGCTGTATCAACCAGCTGAAGATTGAAGTCTTGGCCATTCACGTTGACCATTTTGTTAAAGGCTAGGAAAGGAGATTAGTTtgttttacaaaacatttttttacattaagACAAATTCTTTGTGATGTGCAATGCTGCAATATATTACAAACTACCGACTCTTGACACTTACTGTTTTCAATGGTGGGGTCATAGGAGTCAACAAACTGTCCTTCCACAAACTGTATTGTAAGAGATGACTTTCCtaagcagggaaaaaaaaaacaatgttgctgTTTTATTACTATGTTAAAAC
This region of Toxotes jaculatrix isolate fToxJac2 chromosome 3, fToxJac2.pri, whole genome shotgun sequence genomic DNA includes:
- the prkag1 gene encoding 5'-AMP-activated protein kinase subunit gamma-1, translated to MECIPVTNDDFEGKKDPVTEDPEHNVYTRFMKSHRCYDLVPTSSKLVVFDTSLQVKKAFFALVSNGVRAAPLWDSKKQCFVGMLTITDFINILHRYYKSPLVQIYELEEHKIETWREVYLQDSFKPLVSISPNASLYDAVSSLLKNKIHRLPVIDPLTGNTLYILTHKRILKFLKLFISEMPKPSFLSQTLEDLNIGTYKNIAVVRSDTPLYTALGIFVEQRVSALPVVDDKGRVVDIYSKFDVINLAAEKTYNNLDVTVTKALQHRSQYFEGVLTCHRNETLEAIINRLVEAEVHRLVVVDEQDVVKGIVSLSDILQALVLTDGEEGTA
- the LOC121179751 gene encoding GTP-binding protein Rheb-like, whose translation is MPQPKYRKIAVIGYRSVGKSSLTIQFVEGQFVDSYDPTIENTFNKMVNVNGQDFNLQLVDTAGQDEYSIFPQSHSMDIHGYVLVYSVTSMKSFEVVQVLHDKLLDMVGKIQVPTVLVGNKKDLHMERVIKPEEGKKLADSWGAAFMESSAKENETAVEVFKRIILEMEKADGNAAPEEKKCAVM